One region of Vigna angularis cultivar LongXiaoDou No.4 chromosome 10, ASM1680809v1, whole genome shotgun sequence genomic DNA includes:
- the LOC108335135 gene encoding AT-hook motif nuclear-localized protein 8 — protein MDSREPHQQPQLPNMMMGPTSYPSMLAPATARFPFISNNHHHHHNPPPPPPPPEPLNDNHSCEAALKPCALGVGSSESSKKKRGRPRKYSPDGNIALGLVPNYPAASSAESPAKKHRGRPPGSGKKQMDALGISGTGFTPHVISAEAGEDIGAKIMAFCEQGPRAVCILSAVGPIRNVTIRQPPSVSSLSGPDVSYEGEFEIISLTGFTQQSENNNGHIGMRSLSISLAGPDGRVLGGEVTGALTAASAVQVVVGSFIADGKKSSSNNLKSGRSTTPSSQLLTFGAPTTPTTPTSQGPSTESSEDNENSNFIKGPGGPGLSNNASQPIHNLQMYHHQLWAGHTQQ, from the exons ATGGATTCTCGGGAACCGCACCAGCAACCGCAATTGCCAAACATGATGATGGGACCCACCTCCTACCCTTCCATGTTGGCCCCCGCCACCGCCCGATTTCCTTTCATCAGCAACAACCACCATCACCACCAcaaccctcctcctcctccacctcctcccGAACCTCTCAACGACAACCATTCCTGCGAGGCTGCGCTGAAGCCGTGCGCGCTCGGAGTGGGTTCCTCGGAGTCCTCGAAGAAGAAAAGGGGCCGGCCCAGAAAATATTCTCCAGATGGCAACATTGCCTTGGGCCTGGTCCCAAATTATCCCGCCGCTTCTTCTGCGGAATCTCCCGCCAAGAAGCACCGCGGACGTCCTCCTGGTTCCGGAAAAAAACAGATGGACGCTCTCG GAATCTCTGGAACTGGCTTTACTCCGCATGTAATATCAGCGGAAGCTGGCGAG GACATTGGTGCAAAAATTATGGCCTTTTGTGAGCAAGGGCCACGGGCAGTTTGTATTCTCTCTGCCGTCGGTCCTATTCGTAATGTCACTATTCGACAGCCGCCTTCCGTCTCATCCCTATCTGGTCCTGATGTATCGTATGAG GGTGAATTTGAGATCATATCACTTACAGGTTTTACTCAACAATCTGAAAATAATAATGGTCATATCGGAATGCGTTCCTTGAGTATAAGTTTAGCAGGTCCTGATGGACGAGTATTGGGTGGCGAAGTTACTGGAGCTCTTACTGCAGCATCAGCAGTGCAG GTCGTTGTGGGTAGCTTTATTGCAGATGGAAAAAAGTCTAGCTCAAATAACTTGAAATCTGGACGTTCTACGACGCCATCATCCCAATTGTTAACTTTTGGTGCTCCTACGACTCCGACCACTCCTACTTCTCAGGGGCCTTCAACCGAATCATCTGAGGATAATGaaaatagtaattttattaAGGGCCCGGGAGGCCCGGGACTCTCTAACAATGCTAGTCAGCCTATTCATAACCTGCAGATGTACCATCATCAACTGTGGGCTGGCCATACTCAGCAGTGA